In the genome of Methanobrevibacter sp., one region contains:
- a CDS encoding TIGR00269 family protein, protein MVKLNKEEFNEHIFTRINNLISDYELIKEDELIAVALSGGKDSVLTLHALKNYQNFLDFDLVAISVDEGIEGYRQHGIDSAVNNAKELGVELVQKSFKGEEGFALDDIYQDFKSACIPCGVFRRNILNKTAYELGAVKIATGHNLDDEIQSFLMSFARGDTVKFSKFGPELDVIHPKLVPRIKPLWNTPEKEVGMWAVLNDIDIHLDECPYSHLSLRAKIKEFLNVNEDKYPGIKSNVMESFQKILTFENDISTSLNECEVCGEPTSSDVCKACELKDLISQNCEGHI, encoded by the coding sequence ATGGTTAAATTAAACAAAGAAGAATTCAATGAGCACATTTTCACAAGGATTAACAACTTGATTTCCGATTATGAATTAATCAAGGAAGATGAATTGATTGCTGTTGCACTTTCTGGAGGAAAGGATAGTGTATTGACTTTACATGCATTGAAAAATTACCAAAACTTCCTGGATTTTGATTTGGTGGCAATCAGCGTTGATGAAGGCATTGAAGGGTATAGACAACATGGAATTGATTCGGCCGTTAACAATGCTAAAGAGTTGGGTGTTGAGCTTGTCCAAAAGTCATTTAAAGGTGAAGAGGGCTTTGCTTTGGATGACATTTATCAGGACTTTAAAAGTGCATGCATCCCCTGTGGGGTCTTTAGAAGGAATATCCTAAATAAAACAGCTTATGAGTTGGGTGCAGTCAAGATAGCTACTGGCCATAATCTGGATGATGAGATTCAATCCTTTTTAATGAGTTTTGCACGGGGAGACACGGTTAAATTCTCTAAGTTCGGCCCTGAACTTGATGTGATTCACCCAAAATTGGTTCCAAGGATTAAACCTTTATGGAACACTCCTGAAAAGGAAGTTGGCATGTGGGCAGTATTGAATGATATTGATATTCATCTTGATGAGTGTCCTTATTCTCATTTGTCTTTGAGGGCTAAAATTAAAGAGTTTTTGAATGTTAATGAAGATAAGTATCCTGGAATTAAAAGTAATGTGATGGAATCTTTTCAAAAGATATTGACATTTGAAAATGATATCTCAACAAGCCTCAATGAATGTGAAGTTTGCGGTGAGCCGACTTCATCTGATGTTTGCAAGGCTTGTGAGTTAAAGGATTTAATTTCTCAAAATTGCGAAGGCCATATATAA
- the mmp10 gene encoding methyl coenzyme M reductase-arginine methyltransferase Mmp10 (Mmp10 (methanogenesis marker protein 10) is a cobalamin-requiring radical SAM methyltransferase that creates the methylarginine modification to methyl coenzyme M reductase.), which produces MQLVADVGGIPGKDCNGFCKYCYFRKVKEVKSFGCAHCLPNRIGCERCSKGISETQSEFKSPFEVMNEVQSALMMNMGRGEISAYISGGGDISCYPHLETLTANLNQFSIPSILGYTCGKGINDSQMASRLINNGVKEVSFTIFSSDPKLRKEWVKDPNPQEALDACKIFCENIDLTGAAVIIPGVNDGDVLRQTCNSLEEWGAKGMLLMRFANTFNEGLILGNEPIIKGIESQPVEEFAELVKQINKEYKFRVSGTPLCDPETGGPFAIADDENEVFLQFIKPITGEATIITSKIAEPYISKIFDKLEADSVNVVAVEKEIACLITKEDLEKLDLSEIKQAVIIPGRSFVHQLDAERILSADGIERLVGRGPDTLSVDGELSIDMTDENVIERELEQFNDLVDAINFFGMRIIK; this is translated from the coding sequence CGGTTTTTGTAAATACTGTTATTTCAGAAAGGTAAAAGAAGTTAAAAGTTTTGGCTGTGCACACTGTTTACCCAACAGGATAGGCTGTGAAAGATGCAGCAAGGGGATAAGTGAAACTCAAAGTGAATTTAAATCACCCTTTGAAGTAATGAACGAAGTACAAAGTGCCTTGATGATGAATATGGGTCGAGGCGAAATAAGCGCGTACATCAGCGGTGGCGGAGATATAAGCTGTTATCCTCATCTTGAGACACTAACCGCAAATCTTAATCAATTTTCAATACCGTCCATCCTAGGATACACTTGCGGAAAAGGAATAAACGATTCACAAATGGCTTCAAGACTGATAAATAATGGGGTTAAAGAAGTTTCATTTACCATTTTTTCATCAGACCCTAAACTTAGAAAAGAATGGGTCAAGGATCCGAACCCCCAAGAGGCTCTTGACGCCTGCAAAATCTTCTGTGAAAATATCGATCTAACCGGCGCTGCAGTAATAATACCCGGCGTTAACGATGGGGACGTGTTAAGGCAAACCTGCAACTCCCTTGAAGAATGGGGAGCGAAAGGAATGCTTTTGATGAGATTTGCAAATACATTCAATGAAGGATTAATCCTAGGCAACGAGCCAATCATCAAAGGGATCGAATCCCAGCCGGTTGAAGAATTTGCAGAACTCGTAAAACAGATCAATAAAGAGTACAAATTCAGAGTGAGCGGCACACCATTATGCGACCCCGAAACAGGAGGACCATTCGCAATAGCAGATGATGAAAATGAGGTATTCCTGCAATTTATAAAACCCATCACTGGTGAAGCGACAATAATAACTTCCAAAATTGCAGAACCGTACATTTCCAAAATATTCGACAAACTGGAAGCAGATAGCGTCAATGTTGTTGCAGTTGAAAAAGAGATAGCTTGTCTGATTACCAAAGAAGATTTAGAAAAATTGGACTTGAGTGAAATCAAACAGGCAGTGATAATTCCCGGAAGGTCATTTGTTCATCAGCTAGATGCCGAAAGAATATTGAGCGCTGACGGCATTGAAAGGCTCGTCGGTCGTGGTCCCGATACTTTAAGTGTTGACGGAGAATTAAGCATAGACATGACTGATGAAAATGTCATAGAAAGAGAACTGGAACAATTCAACGATTTGGTGGATGCTATAAACTTCTTCGGGATGAGGATAATAAAATAA
- a CDS encoding TraB/GumN family protein, producing MKRECLTIIGTAHVSADSVDEVKDAIYEQHPEVVAIELDRGRYTRLKKEMAGIEEDDTISVTQIIKDNKVGLFLTTTLLGYFQSKIGADVDVKPGSEMIGAIEAAEDLEIPIALIDRDISTTLQRALNKMGFFEKAKFMFGLLASVLGFGDDEEVDIEELKNPDNLDDLMEMFKDEAPSVYEVLVHERDAYLAGRILQIPQDHVIAVVGAGHKPGIEKYLDNPETLPPFRDLEKIDEKKGIPWLKIFLALIPILFVVIFFLAYFNGINITWNIYDFIVISMIMGFVGSILSGSKIQSAIVGGLVAPLTIIHPLLAAGWFSGLTEAKYRKVRQRDIRNLAKVKSFRDLWNNNIFRILLVVIGTNLGVSIATLVILPSKVFIPLFMKIFGM from the coding sequence ATGAAAAGAGAATGCTTAACAATAATAGGTACTGCTCATGTCTCTGCAGACAGTGTGGATGAAGTAAAAGATGCTATTTACGAACAACATCCCGAAGTAGTGGCTATTGAACTGGATAGAGGCAGATATACTCGTTTAAAAAAGGAAATGGCGGGGATTGAAGAAGATGATACAATATCTGTCACCCAAATCATTAAAGACAACAAAGTAGGATTATTTTTAACCACAACACTTCTTGGATATTTCCAGTCTAAGATTGGAGCGGACGTTGACGTCAAACCGGGTTCTGAAATGATTGGGGCTATTGAAGCTGCTGAAGACTTGGAAATCCCAATTGCCCTTATTGATAGGGACATAAGCACAACATTGCAAAGAGCCTTGAATAAAATGGGATTTTTTGAGAAAGCCAAGTTCATGTTTGGACTTTTAGCTTCCGTTTTAGGATTTGGAGATGACGAAGAGGTTGACATTGAAGAGCTGAAAAATCCAGACAATCTTGATGATTTGATGGAAATGTTTAAGGATGAAGCTCCAAGCGTTTATGAAGTCCTTGTTCATGAAAGGGACGCGTATCTTGCGGGAAGAATACTTCAAATACCTCAAGACCATGTGATTGCAGTAGTCGGAGCTGGCCACAAGCCAGGTATTGAAAAATACCTGGACAATCCCGAAACACTGCCTCCATTTAGAGATTTGGAAAAAATCGATGAAAAAAAAGGAATTCCATGGCTTAAAATATTTTTGGCCCTAATTCCAATCTTATTTGTTGTGATATTTTTTCTGGCATATTTTAATGGGATAAACATAACCTGGAACATCTATGATTTTATTGTTATAAGCATGATAATGGGCTTTGTCGGATCTATCCTTTCCGGATCAAAAATACAATCCGCAATAGTCGGAGGATTGGTGGCACCATTGACAATCATACACCCCCTACTTGCTGCAGGATGGTTTTCAGGTTTAACTGAAGCAAAATACAGAAAGGTCAGGCAAAGAGATATTCGAAATCTAGCAAAAGTCAAAAGTTTCAGGGATTTGTGGAACAACAATATCTTTAGAATATTATTGGTTGTAATCGGAACTAACCTGGGAGTTAGCATTGCAACATTAGTTATTCTGCCATCCAAAGTTTTCATACCATTATTCATGAAAATATTTGGCATGTAA
- a CDS encoding hemolysin family protein has protein sequence MIGTTLEIIIILILIILTGYLSMAELAVVSIRKAKMQKYLEEGNKNAQIVFDLLEDPNEFLSTVQIGISLIGVLTGAFGGVTLAEPLSKYISFIPYSEPISVAIVVIVTTYLTLVIGEIVPKVIALNDPERVALKVAKSMVILSKISKPVSFVLAKSSSFLLWLMRIENKNNDLVTEEEIELMIQEGREDGTIEKEEEDIIKRVFKLDDQKVESIMTPRNEIIWIDLEDDREINKVKIIESRRSIFPIASGELDDFIGVVQAKDILSMMFTGEKFDVQKIVKEPLVVSEHLETLELLKEFKENQEYVHMSLVVDEFGSVEGLITLNDLLEGIVGDIPGIDEDDEPKAVQRDDGTWLIDGRYPIDRFKELFDFKDSLPDEEEDNYTTLAGLILSISGTIPDEEDKYECGRFIFEIIDMDGHQIDKVIVTDLGPEEDEEVE, from the coding sequence ATGATTGGAACGACACTCGAGATAATTATAATATTAATTTTAATAATCCTTACTGGATACCTATCAATGGCTGAACTGGCCGTTGTATCCATCAGAAAAGCGAAAATGCAAAAATACTTAGAAGAAGGGAATAAAAACGCCCAAATTGTTTTTGACTTATTGGAAGACCCTAACGAATTTTTATCAACCGTGCAAATCGGAATTTCACTAATCGGCGTTTTGACTGGGGCCTTTGGTGGAGTAACATTGGCAGAACCCCTTTCAAAATACATTTCATTTATTCCTTACAGCGAACCTATCAGTGTAGCTATTGTTGTAATCGTCACTACCTACCTTACATTGGTCATTGGGGAAATTGTTCCAAAAGTTATCGCTTTAAATGACCCTGAAAGAGTTGCCTTGAAAGTTGCAAAAAGCATGGTGATTCTATCAAAAATTTCAAAACCTGTCAGTTTCGTTTTAGCTAAATCCAGCAGTTTTCTGTTATGGTTAATGAGAATAGAAAATAAGAACAATGATTTGGTTACAGAAGAGGAAATAGAACTAATGATTCAGGAAGGTAGGGAAGACGGAACCATCGAAAAAGAAGAGGAAGACATCATCAAAAGGGTTTTCAAGCTTGACGACCAAAAAGTCGAAAGTATCATGACCCCAAGAAACGAGATTATCTGGATTGATTTGGAAGACGACAGGGAAATCAATAAGGTAAAAATCATTGAAAGCCGCAGATCAATCTTTCCTATCGCATCCGGAGAACTTGATGACTTCATTGGAGTAGTTCAAGCAAAGGATATTCTCTCAATGATGTTCACAGGAGAGAAATTTGATGTTCAAAAAATTGTAAAAGAGCCATTGGTAGTCTCCGAACATCTCGAAACGTTAGAATTGCTTAAGGAATTTAAAGAAAATCAGGAATATGTTCACATGTCCCTCGTAGTCGATGAATTCGGAAGTGTGGAAGGTCTAATCACTTTAAATGATTTGCTTGAGGGCATCGTGGGAGACATTCCGGGAATTGACGAGGATGACGAACCTAAAGCGGTTCAAAGAGATGACGGAACATGGTTAATAGATGGAAGATACCCTATTGACAGATTTAAGGAACTATTCGACTTTAAGGATTCATTGCCTGATGAGGAAGAAGACAATTATACTACCTTGGCAGGACTTATCCTCAGCATAAGCGGAACTATCCCCGATGAAGAGGACAAATATGAATGCGGTAGATTTATTTTTGAAATTATAGACATGGACGGGCACCAAATAGATAAAGTAATCGTTACTGATTTGGGCCCTGAAGAGGATGAAGAGGTAGAATAA
- a CDS encoding methanogenesis marker 7 protein, whose translation MYETLTFTGGVHKSEEIKELIEDLGGFILQESIQQMELVLNIAVPLEDVDKIEVKSKELLGKLSVAPMAGSEIAIVSPTLARHHLPHAACDISEYLREYGAKDNMIGLARGDGKGTSGITEEEKSLIEEHDIAIFALGSFENCIKEKSFLYDDITIPVIVTGAPDIDVEELPGADAYVGDLGRIPRRLRRGPDIRALDKLVETTEKILNDRKREMVLDPPLVPSIVVKNAIENQVREIKDVISPAPVTSQLDGVRVKLNYDKHADTIANVVIDGRKLSEIADIKKSFMYDYILVKINSESSLVEDSN comes from the coding sequence ATGTATGAAACATTAACATTTACTGGTGGAGTTCACAAAAGTGAAGAGATAAAGGAACTTATTGAAGATTTGGGAGGATTTATTCTTCAAGAAAGCATTCAACAAATGGAATTGGTATTGAATATTGCAGTTCCTTTAGAAGATGTTGATAAAATTGAAGTGAAATCTAAAGAGTTATTGGGAAAATTATCCGTTGCTCCTATGGCTGGTTCTGAAATAGCTATTGTTTCTCCAACCCTTGCAAGACACCATTTGCCTCATGCCGCATGTGACATTTCCGAGTATTTGCGTGAGTATGGTGCAAAGGATAACATGATTGGTCTTGCAAGAGGGGATGGAAAAGGCACTTCTGGAATTACTGAAGAGGAAAAATCATTGATTGAAGAGCATGATATAGCTATTTTTGCATTAGGCAGCTTTGAAAACTGCATAAAGGAAAAGTCATTTTTATATGATGATATAACCATTCCGGTTATTGTGACAGGAGCTCCCGATATTGATGTTGAGGAACTCCCTGGTGCTGATGCATATGTTGGAGACTTGGGCAGGATTCCAAGAAGGCTTAGAAGGGGTCCGGATATCCGCGCACTCGATAAGCTAGTCGAAACAACTGAAAAGATTTTAAATGATAGAAAACGTGAAATGGTTCTTGATCCACCATTAGTACCGTCTATCGTTGTTAAAAATGCAATTGAAAATCAGGTAAGGGAAATTAAGGATGTAATTTCTCCAGCACCGGTAACCTCTCAACTGGACGGAGTTCGTGTAAAATTAAATTATGATAAACATGCTGATACAATAGCGAATGTGGTCATTGACGGCAGGAAATTGTCCGAAATTGCAGACATTAAAAAATCATTCATGTATGACTATATTCTGGTTAAAATCAATAGTGAGAGTTCTCTTGTAGAGGATTCAAACTAA
- a CDS encoding DUF1922 domain-containing protein, giving the protein MYLIFRCDCGRVLYAKKGVATRKCVCGKTLKVKQRRIFKKVATREEASLAVQQMQDAIYGNTDFQLASDL; this is encoded by the coding sequence ATGTATCTCATATTTCGTTGCGACTGCGGTCGTGTATTATATGCAAAAAAAGGAGTGGCAACTCGAAAATGCGTTTGCGGGAAAACACTAAAGGTCAAACAAAGGAGAATATTTAAAAAGGTAGCCACAAGAGAAGAAGCGTCCCTTGCGGTCCAGCAAATGCAGGATGCGATATATGGAAATACTGACTTTCAACTAGCCAGTGATTTATAA
- a CDS encoding calcium/sodium antiporter: MDASIIIQVVLLLVGFLFLIKGSDFFVDGASSIASLLKIPTIIVGLTIVALGTSAPEAAVSITSSLTGSNAMAVSNVIGSNLFNILMVIGLSALLGELLMEKEVLNKDLPFLVGITILFAAFIIIGWDISSIEGIILLIIMIAYIAYLVINSRKSKKSSEVEKPKYSLPKSIIFIIVGIVGIVLGGDLVVDSASNIAIAFGMSETLVGLTIVAVGTSLPELVTSLTALKKGENQLVIGNVIGSNIFNILFVLGASSAISAIPLDSSMLIDVIFMVFVTILCFIFGKTQSKFDKREGAILVAFFILYMAFAILRN; the protein is encoded by the coding sequence ATGGATGCATCGATAATTATTCAAGTTGTTTTATTGCTTGTAGGATTCTTATTTTTAATTAAAGGTTCAGATTTCTTTGTAGATGGAGCAAGTAGCATTGCTTCACTTTTGAAAATACCTACAATCATTGTTGGTTTGACTATTGTTGCTTTAGGGACAAGTGCTCCTGAAGCGGCCGTTTCAATTACATCCTCATTGACAGGCAGCAATGCCATGGCGGTAAGTAACGTAATTGGAAGTAATCTGTTTAACATACTAATGGTAATCGGTCTTTCAGCATTGCTTGGCGAATTACTGATGGAAAAAGAGGTTTTAAATAAAGATTTGCCATTCCTCGTTGGTATCACAATTCTATTTGCAGCATTTATCATTATCGGTTGGGACATTTCCTCAATCGAAGGGATAATCTTGCTCATAATAATGATTGCATATATCGCCTATTTAGTAATCAATTCACGCAAATCAAAAAAATCCAGCGAAGTGGAAAAACCGAAATATAGTCTTCCAAAAAGCATCATATTCATAATAGTTGGGATTGTTGGAATCGTGCTTGGAGGAGATTTGGTTGTTGATAGCGCTTCAAATATAGCAATCGCCTTCGGAATGAGTGAAACATTGGTAGGTTTAACCATTGTGGCAGTTGGTACCTCTTTGCCCGAACTTGTAACATCACTTACCGCTTTAAAGAAAGGGGAAAATCAGCTAGTTATAGGAAATGTAATTGGATCAAATATCTTCAACATATTATTCGTATTGGGTGCGAGCAGCGCCATAAGTGCAATACCTTTAGACTCAAGCATGCTAATAGATGTCATATTCATGGTATTTGTTACAATATTATGTTTCATATTTGGTAAAACACAATCAAAATTCGATAAAAGAGAAGGAGCAATACTTGTTGCATTTTTCATATTATATATGGCCTTCGCAATTTTGAGAAATTAA
- the comB gene encoding 2-phosphosulfolactate phosphatase — MKVTLSFETTISEDVSIMVDALRASTTITSAFNNFERVIPCSTPEEAFKLKEEFDGVIAGERNGEKIEGFDVGNSPESVEKYETEKKTLILTTTNGTRILENMNSKVLVGCLVNAKAAGEKSTEIANNHIDVVMAGVKGKFALEDFLSCGEILYWICQNLEEYEINDLAKAAIIASRDYNSLKAGFYNSRTGMRLAKLGYKKDIAYCCQKNICDNVAIYENNELKLIKD; from the coding sequence ATGAAAGTCACATTGAGTTTTGAGACAACAATCAGTGAAGATGTATCCATAATGGTTGATGCCCTTCGGGCAAGCACTACAATAACCTCTGCATTCAATAATTTTGAAAGGGTGATCCCCTGCTCTACACCAGAGGAAGCTTTTAAACTCAAAGAGGAGTTTGATGGAGTTATTGCTGGAGAACGTAACGGAGAAAAAATCGAAGGGTTTGATGTTGGAAATTCCCCGGAATCTGTTGAAAAATATGAAACAGAAAAGAAAACCTTGATTTTGACCACCACCAATGGAACAAGGATTCTTGAAAACATGAACTCAAAAGTCCTTGTTGGATGCCTTGTGAATGCAAAGGCGGCAGGAGAGAAATCAACGGAAATTGCCAACAACCACATTGATGTTGTCATGGCAGGAGTTAAGGGAAAATTTGCGCTTGAGGATTTCCTGTCCTGCGGTGAAATCCTATACTGGATTTGCCAAAACCTAGAAGAGTATGAAATAAATGATCTGGCTAAAGCGGCAATCATTGCAAGCAGAGACTATAACTCCTTAAAGGCAGGATTCTATAACTCACGAACAGGAATGCGTCTGGCCAAACTTGGATATAAAAAAGACATTGCATACTGTTGTCAAAAAAACATATGCGATAATGTGGCAATCTATGAAAATAATGAACTGAAATTAATCAAAGATTAA